One part of the Desulfonema ishimotonii genome encodes these proteins:
- a CDS encoding CBS domain-containing protein, with the protein MKTAEDIVLEKNKEMVCVPSDLTIRETLRRMVNSKIGAILVREKNAIVGIWTERDLMRNMVMPGFNPDTDRIGDFMTAPVRSVPSDTPLLRLKEMFIGLFIRHLLVEKAGKYIGLLSIGDILRASLLEKDRQIKELNAIASWEYYENWGWDRQKKQP; encoded by the coding sequence ATGAAAACTGCGGAAGATATTGTTCTGGAAAAAAACAAGGAGATGGTCTGCGTGCCATCTGATCTGACGATTCGTGAAACGCTGCGCCGGATGGTGAACAGCAAAATCGGCGCAATACTGGTCAGAGAAAAAAACGCCATCGTCGGTATCTGGACCGAGCGGGATCTGATGCGGAACATGGTAATGCCGGGATTCAACCCGGACACGGACCGGATCGGCGATTTTATGACCGCCCCGGTCCGCAGCGTCCCCTCTGACACACCGCTGCTCAGACTCAAGGAGATGTTCATCGGCCTGTTTATCCGCCATCTCCTTGTGGAAAAGGCCGGAAAATACATCGGCCTGCTCTCCATCGGCGACATACTCCGGGCCAGTCTGCTGGAAAAAGACCGGCAGATCAAAGAACTGAACGCCATCGCCAGCTGGGAATATTATGAAAACTGGGGATGGGACCGTCAGAAAAAACAGCCCTGA
- a CDS encoding NADH-quinone oxidoreductase subunit A, which produces MQPITHTGALSPWAPGIFSLTVFTVAILILISVLLFLSAWLGEKKPGSEKGRPYESGIIPTGTARLRYPVPFFMVAIFFLIFDVEGAYLFSWAIACESLGWAGWMQISFFIFVLILGLIYIWVKGGLAWGPTSKRE; this is translated from the coding sequence GTGCAACCCATCACCCACACAGGCGCATTATCCCCCTGGGCGCCGGGCATTTTCAGCCTGACCGTTTTCACTGTCGCCATCCTGATACTGATCTCCGTCCTTCTCTTCCTCTCCGCCTGGCTGGGCGAAAAAAAGCCCGGATCTGAAAAGGGCAGGCCTTACGAAAGCGGGATCATCCCCACCGGAACGGCCCGCCTGCGCTATCCGGTCCCCTTCTTTATGGTCGCCATTTTCTTTCTCATCTTTGACGTGGAAGGGGCCTATCTCTTTTCATGGGCGATCGCCTGCGAAAGCCTGGGGTGGGCCGGGTGGATGCAGATCTCTTTTTTCATCTTCGTACTCATTCTCGGACTGATTTACATCTGGGTAAAGGGAGGACTGGCGTGGGGACCGACATCGAAAAGAGAATAA